In Raphanus sativus cultivar WK10039 chromosome 5, ASM80110v3, whole genome shotgun sequence, the following proteins share a genomic window:
- the LOC108833042 gene encoding NAC domain-containing protein 21/22 has product MEVKEENKGSISMVEANLPPGFKFHPRDDELVCDYLMKRTARSLYQPVVLIEVDLNKCEPWDIPQTARVGCREWYFYSQKDRKYATGQRTNRATASGYWKATGKDRAIHRNGSLVGMRKTLVFYKGRAPKGCKTDWVMHEFRLHGTFLHHAPNPLKEEWVLCRVFHKNNNEVNRDNNMRSCSNQNASALMDSYINFDHHINQQVPCFSNLNQTNQSGFDTKNPNPLSKPSSDQMVLRVLLSQLTKSGKESQSYGEGSAESQLTDTGIPSLDAWNY; this is encoded by the exons ATGGAGGTTAAAGAAGAGAATAAGGGCAGTATAAGTATGGTTGAGGCTAACTTGCCTCCTGGGTTTAAATTCCACCCGAGAGACGACGAGCTTGTCTGCGACTATTTGATGAAAAGAACTGCTCGTAGCCTCTATCAACCAGTTGTCTTGATCGAGGTTGATCTCAACAAGTGCGAGCCTTGGGACATTCCTC AAACGGCGAGAGTGGGATGTAGAGAATGGTATTTTTACAGCCAAAAAGATCGAAAATACGCAACCGGACAAAGGACAAACCGAGCTACGGCCAGCGGTTATTGGAAAGCAACCGGTAAAGATAGAGCAATCCACAGAAATGGTAGTCTTGTGGGCATGAGAAAGACACTTGTATTTTACAAAGGTCGAGCTCCTAAAGGTTGTAAAACTGATTGGGTCATGCATGAGTTTCGTCTCCACGGAACATTTCTTCACCACGCTCCTAATCCTCTAAAG GAAGAATGGGTACTGTGTAGAGTTTTTCACAAGAACAACAACGAAGTTAACAGAGACAACAACATGAGAAGCTGCTCAAACCAAAATGCTTCTGCATTGATGGACTCTTACATCAACTTCGATCATCACATCAACCAGCAAGTGCCCTGCTTCTCCAATTTGAACCAAACCAACCAATCTGGCTTTGACACCAAGAACCCCAACCCGTTGTCCAAACCTTCGTCGGATCAGATGGTTCTCAGGGTTTTGCTAAGCCAACTCACTAAGAGTGGCAAAGAATCACAAAGTTACGGAGAAGGAAGCGCAGAGAGCCAATTAACCGACACTGGCATCCCAAGTCTCGATGCTTGGAATTATTGA
- the LOC108833040 gene encoding uncharacterized protein LOC108833040 — MSTVCVKNAGTSPEKISRASYSCRSSKMSVMNQESQPLDPHLKKEEDPVDFEFLLEDPVTMLTADELFSDGKLVPLKFSGAVSSREKPKTTTAVNTARRLIEMESVDDPYTFSPRAPRCTMRWRELLGLKRLAKTPEEASPRLSSSTPNPSKTASFRYLLNRSSKSPAAARDSDISSISSSRLSLSSSSSSGHDLDDVPRLSLDHDNKPNNAPNPFARSRAHHHHHLRKPRRERALTVTADSPRLNASGKIVFHGLERSSSSPGNFTGGPRMKHHHGMPRSHSANVRITPVLNVPVSSLRGGLSFGQLFTSSSGNNIITKNRTKT; from the coding sequence ATGTCGACAGTTTGCGTTAAAAATGCTGGTACTTCACCGGAGAAGATATCAAGAGCGAGTTACTCTTGTAGAAGCTCCAAAATGTCAGTGATGAACCAAGAATCTCAACCGTTGGATCCTCATttgaaaaaggaagaagatcCTGTGGACTTTGAGTTTCTTCTCGAAGATCCCGTCACAATGTTAACCGCCGACGAGCTTTTCTCAGACGGAAAACTAGTCCCACTTAAGTTTTCCGGCGCCGTTAGTTCGAGGGAGAAGCCTAAAACAACAACGGCCGTTAACACGGCCCGAAGATTAATAGAGATGGAGAGTGTTGATGATCCTTACACCTTCTCTCCGAGAGCTCCTCGTTGCACTATGAGGTGGCGCGAGCTTCTAGGCCTTAAGAGACTCGCCAAAACGCCAGAAGAAGCGTCGCCGCGCTTGTCTTCTTCTACTCCAAACCCCTCCAAAACGGCATCGTTTAGGTATTTACTCAACCGAAGTTCCAAATCTCCCGCCGCAGCTAGGGACTCGGACATATCGTCGATCTCCTCTTCACGTCTCTCCCTCTCCTCGTCCTCTTCCTCTGGTCACGACCTCGACGACGTTCCTAGACTCTCTCTAGACCACGACAACAAACCCAACAACGCTCCAAACCCGTTTGCCCGGTCACGtgcccaccaccaccaccaccttagGAAGCCACGACGTGAGAGGGCCTTGACGGTGACGGCGGATAGTCCGAGACTAAATGCTTCGGGGAAGATCGTGTTTCATGGACTCGAGAGAAGCTCGAGTAGTCCAGGTAACTTCACAGGCGGACCAAGAATGAAACATCACCATGGGATGCCGAGATCTCATTCTGCTAATGTCAGAATCACTCCTGTTCTTAATGTTCCTGTCTCTTCCCTCCGTGGGGGTCTCTCCTTTGGCCAGCTTTTCACTTCTTCGTCTGGGAACAACATTATTACCAAGAACCGCACCAAGACTTGA
- the LOC108833039 gene encoding probable BOI-related E3 ubiquitin-protein ligase 3, with the protein MAVEAHHRNPLCSPNVAGDFLYREMMHPLEANGFVYNSQFRHDNVPAVTTPFNPTVECQTSLLNQAYNISPVDYLVHQSIKPTIHSVDSSVTFNSERNGNNVDFLRPSSSSSLRKRPREESVLVSPMPSQKRRTDPLMFLGQDLSSDVQHDSFDIDRLISNHVEIMRMEIEEKRNSQGRKIMEAIEQGLMEKLRNKDEEINHIQKLNLYLEEKVKSLCVENRIWRDVAQSNEATVNALRSNLQQVLADVERREEPTAADDTQSCCGSNDEGDSDETWRLVGEEAQVRTVTRTMCRGCGEGEASVLLLPCRHMCLCIVCGSSLNTCPVCKSPKNASIHINLSL; encoded by the exons ATGGCTGTTGAAGCTCACCATCGTAATCCTCTGTGTTCTCCCAACGTCGCTGGTGATTTTCTTTACAGAGAAATGATGCATCCACTTGAAGCGAACGGTTTCGTCTACAACAGCCAGTTCAGACACGACAACGTTCCAGCAGTTACGACGCCGTTTAACCCCACCGTGGAGTGTCAAACTTCTCTGCTGAATCAAGCTTACAACATCTCACCGGTTGATTATTTGGTTCATCAGTCTATAAAACCGACAATTCATTCCGTCGACAGCTCCGTCACATTCAACAGCGAGAGAAATGGCAATAACGTTGACTTTCTTCGTCCTAGTTCCTCCTCGTCTCTGAGAAAACGCCCTAGAGAAGAATCAGTCCTTGTTAGTCCTATGCCAAGCCAGAAACGTCGCACTGATCCTCTCATGTTCCTAGGTCAAGACTTGTCTTCTGACGTCCAGCATGACAGTTTCGATATCGACCGCTTGATCTCTAATCAC GTCGAGATAATGAGAATGGAGATTGAAGAGAAGAGAAATAGTCAAGGAAGGAAAATAATGGAAGCTATCGAACAAGGGTTGATGGAGAAACTAAGAAACAAAGACGAAGAGATCAACCACATCCAAAAACTAAACCTCTATCTCGAGGAGAAGGTTAAGTCACTCTGCGTAGAGAATCGGATATGGCGTGACGTGGCACAGTCTAATGAAGCCACCGTGAACGCTCTGAGATCAAACTTACAACAAGTCCTTGCCGACGTGGAACGTAGGGAGGAGCCTACGGCGGCTGACGACACGCAGTCTTGCTGCGGAAGCAACGACGAGGGTGACAGTGACGAGACGTGGAGGCTAGTGGGAGAGGAGGCGCAGGTGCGTACGGTAACAAGGACGATGTGTAGAGGCTgtggagaaggagaagcaagTGTGTTACTGTTACCATGCAGACACATGTGTTTATGTATTGTGTGTGGTTCTTCGCTTAACACTTGTCCGGTCTGTAAATCCCCAAAGAACGCTAGTATCCATATTAATCTTTCCTTGTGA